A genomic window from Martelella lutilitoris includes:
- a CDS encoding cell division protein FtsQ/DivIB has product MKAKKGDTAENGRSEPVGRSGVLPRPVRRVVRVSTGLLTGRTPVPRHAGSLAALVFFVAVGANAIAVADKGDLLRRAAFQIAGFAVEDIEISGNEQTSEIAILQSLGLEGAYSLRGIDVQLARGQLLNLPWVAEADVRKIYPSTLKITLTEREPYALWQQEDGRTLMIEQNGNVIGPLSAPKFRRLPLVLGQGGNFAAADIDGLLEGWPALSERVRAYKRVDGRRWDLYLDNGMIVKLPQQETETALGRLKSLEESRSILEREIAAVDLRLEDRIAIQLTPEAMERRQAATEALEKTIKNKGRRL; this is encoded by the coding sequence ATGAAGGCGAAAAAGGGCGATACGGCCGAGAACGGCCGCAGCGAACCCGTCGGACGGAGCGGCGTCCTGCCGCGTCCCGTCAGGCGCGTGGTCCGCGTTTCGACCGGCCTTCTCACCGGCCGCACGCCCGTGCCGCGCCATGCGGGAAGCCTCGCCGCGCTCGTCTTCTTCGTTGCCGTCGGCGCGAATGCGATTGCCGTTGCCGACAAGGGCGACCTTTTGCGCCGCGCGGCCTTCCAGATTGCCGGCTTTGCGGTCGAGGATATCGAGATATCCGGCAATGAGCAGACCTCCGAGATCGCCATTCTGCAAAGCCTCGGCCTCGAAGGCGCCTATTCGCTGCGGGGCATCGACGTCCAGCTGGCGCGCGGGCAGCTTCTGAACCTGCCATGGGTGGCGGAAGCCGATGTACGCAAGATCTATCCTTCGACGCTGAAGATCACGCTGACCGAACGCGAACCTTACGCGCTCTGGCAGCAGGAAGACGGCCGGACACTGATGATCGAGCAGAACGGAAATGTCATCGGCCCGCTCAGCGCGCCGAAATTTCGCCGGCTTCCCCTGGTTCTCGGCCAGGGCGGCAATTTTGCCGCCGCCGACATCGACGGCCTGCTCGAAGGCTGGCCGGCGCTTTCCGAGCGCGTGCGCGCCTACAAGCGCGTCGACGGCCGCCGCTGGGACCTCTATCTCGACAACGGCATGATCGTGAAACTGCCGCAGCAGGAAACGGAAACCGCGCTCGGGCGTCTCAAGAGCCTTGAAGAGAGCCGGTCGATCCTGGAGCGCGAGATCGCCGCCGTCGATCTCAGGCTTGAGGACCGGATCGCCATACAGCTGACGCCCGAAGCCATGGAGCGGCGTCAGGCGGCAACGGAGGCGCTCGAAAAGACAATCAAGAACAAGGGGAGGCGCCTGTGA